One genomic window of Candidatus Hydrogenedentota bacterium includes the following:
- a CDS encoding BrnT family toxin — MLRFSWDTVKAAANSRKHDGTLSEAASVSANPPSITAFDPDRSEDEDRFVMVGNSLNGRVLLVAYTERGETIRIISARKLTRTERTTYENEVKARKDR; from the coding sequence ATGTTACGGTTTTCCTGGGACACAGTTAAGGCTGCCGCAAATTCGCGAAAACATGACGGGACGTTGTCCGAGGCGGCATCGGTCTCTGCAAATCCACCGAGTATCACGGCGTTCGATCCTGATCGTTCGGAGGATGAAGACCGATTCGTTATGGTTGGGAACTCTTTGAACGGACGTGTATTGCTCGTCGCCTACACAGAACGCGGCGAAACGATACGAATCATTAGCGCGCGTAAACTAACGCGCACGGAGCGCACAACATATGAAAACGAAGTCAAAGCCCGCAAAGACAGATGA